Proteins found in one Pseudomonadota bacterium genomic segment:
- a CDS encoding MATE family efflux transporter: protein MIVPENTAPPLTAGRIFRFWSPLAATWFMMAAEGPFVAAIIARLADPVHNLAAYGVAMAVGFVTESPIIMMLSASTALVRDRRSYRRLRNFSFAMNVGVTMLIVFVLIPPVFDAFSLELLALPPDVARLAHHAVLMLLPWPAAIGFRRFYHGVLISSGKTRLVAYGTVIRLATMAATGTLLYLAGDLDGASVGAAALSAGVVLEAIAARAWVSGDVRRLLATDPDEGAPALTYRDIGRFYAPLAMTPLINLAAQPMITFFVGRGRLPVESLAVIPVLNSFGFIFRCSALSYQEVAIALGRDGGRAIAALRRFATGLGGVTTIAMAAVVLTPLAGLWFRDVSNLGESLLALAIPAALLLVPTPALSTVISWRHGRLVTGRATRIITAGTIIEVGVIAVALAIGINLTEVPAVFVAVTAVLAGRLSAAAFLLAIRPPDERRR, encoded by the coding sequence GTGATCGTCCCCGAAAACACCGCCCCGCCGCTGACCGCCGGTAGGATCTTCCGCTTCTGGTCCCCGCTCGCGGCGACGTGGTTCATGATGGCCGCAGAGGGGCCGTTCGTGGCCGCGATCATCGCGCGGCTCGCGGACCCCGTGCACAACCTCGCGGCGTACGGCGTCGCCATGGCGGTCGGCTTCGTCACCGAGTCGCCGATCATCATGATGCTCAGCGCGTCCACGGCGCTCGTCCGAGACAGGCGGAGCTACCGGCGGCTGCGCAACTTCTCCTTCGCGATGAACGTCGGCGTGACGATGCTGATCGTCTTCGTGCTCATTCCGCCGGTGTTCGACGCCTTCTCGCTGGAGCTCCTCGCGCTGCCGCCCGACGTGGCGCGGCTCGCGCACCACGCGGTGCTCATGCTCCTCCCGTGGCCCGCGGCGATCGGCTTCCGCCGCTTCTACCACGGCGTCCTCATCAGCTCGGGCAAGACGCGCCTCGTCGCCTACGGCACGGTGATCCGCCTCGCGACCATGGCCGCGACCGGGACGCTCCTCTACCTCGCGGGCGACCTCGACGGCGCCTCCGTCGGCGCCGCGGCGCTCTCGGCGGGCGTCGTCCTCGAGGCGATCGCGGCCCGCGCGTGGGTGAGCGGCGACGTGCGCCGCCTCCTCGCGACCGACCCCGACGAGGGCGCCCCGGCGCTCACCTACCGCGACATCGGCCGCTTCTACGCGCCCCTCGCCATGACGCCGCTCATCAACCTGGCCGCCCAGCCGATGATCACGTTCTTCGTCGGCCGCGGCCGGCTGCCCGTGGAGTCGCTCGCGGTGATCCCGGTGCTCAACTCGTTCGGCTTCATCTTCCGCTGCTCCGCGCTTTCGTACCAGGAGGTCGCGATCGCCCTGGGCCGCGACGGCGGGCGCGCGATCGCCGCGCTCCGGCGCTTCGCCACGGGCCTCGGGGGCGTGACTACGATCGCGATGGCAGCGGTCGTCCTGACGCCGCTCGCCGGCCTCTGGTTCCGCGACGTCTCGAACCTCGGGGAGTCGCTCCTCGCGCTCGCGATCCCCGCGGCGCTGCTCCTCGTGCCGACGCCGGCCCTCTCCACGGTGATCTCGTGGCGGCACGGGCGCCTCGTGACGGGGCGCGCCACGCGGATCATCACCGCGGGGACGATCATCGAGGTCGGGGTGATCGCCGTCGCGCTCGCTATCGGGATCAACCTCACGGAGGTCCCGGCGGTGTTCGTCGCGGTGACGGCGGTCCTCGCGGGCAGGCTCTCGGCGGCCGCGTTCCTGCTCGCAATCCGCCCGCCCGACGAACGACGCCGCTAG